From Cellulomonas oligotrophica, a single genomic window includes:
- a CDS encoding glycerophosphodiester phosphodiesterase codes for MDTLPAHAAPGPAHPYLDAPGGVVALAHRGFSLDGRENSLAAFAAAVDLGFGYVETDAHATSDGVAVALHDESLDRTTDAEGLVAELPWSRVRHARIGGTEPVPTLEEVLGTWPDLRVNVDVKSEWAIAPVAAAVERTRAHGRVCVASFSAARRRATLALLTRPVATSAGTGEVARFVLAHRLRLRRPAAGALREVDCVQVPVAQGRVRVVDAGTVAAAHAAGRQVHVWTVNDPGQMHRLLDLGVDGIVTDRADLLRDVLRERGTWS; via the coding sequence GTGGACACCCTGCCCGCGCACGCCGCCCCGGGCCCGGCGCACCCGTACCTCGACGCCCCGGGCGGGGTGGTCGCGCTCGCGCACCGCGGGTTCTCCCTCGACGGGCGCGAGAACTCCCTCGCCGCGTTCGCCGCCGCCGTCGACCTCGGCTTCGGCTACGTCGAGACCGACGCGCACGCGACGTCCGACGGGGTCGCCGTGGCGCTGCACGACGAGAGCCTGGACCGCACGACCGACGCCGAGGGCCTCGTCGCCGAGCTGCCGTGGTCCCGCGTGCGGCACGCCCGGATCGGCGGCACCGAGCCCGTGCCGACCCTGGAGGAGGTGCTCGGCACGTGGCCCGACCTGCGGGTCAACGTGGACGTCAAGTCCGAGTGGGCGATCGCGCCCGTGGCCGCGGCCGTCGAGCGCACGCGGGCGCACGGGCGGGTGTGCGTCGCGTCGTTCTCCGCGGCACGGCGGCGTGCGACGCTGGCGCTGCTGACCCGCCCTGTGGCGACGTCGGCCGGGACCGGGGAGGTGGCGCGCTTCGTGCTCGCGCACCGGCTGCGGCTGCGCCGGCCCGCGGCGGGCGCGCTGCGCGAGGTGGACTGCGTGCAGGTTCCCGTGGCGCAGGGCCGGGTGCGCGTGGTCGACGCCGGCACGGTCGCGGCCGCGCACGCCGCCGGCCGGCAGGTGCACGTGTGGACCGTGAACGACCCCGGGCAGATGCACCGGCTGCTGGACCTGGGCGTCGACGGGATCGTCACCGACCGCGCGGACCTGCTGCGCGACGTGCTGCGCGAGCGCGGGACGTGGTCCTGA